The DNA segment GGCTGGCCACGGCGATGACGTGGTCCTCGATCAGGTTGTGGCATTCGAAGCCGGGCAGGTCGACGCGCTGGTGCCAGATGCCGACGTCGACGCTGTAGGGGTCCGGCGGGGTGATCTCGGCGTGCATCCGCAGGTGCAGGTCCAGCGACGGCACCTGCTCGTGCAGGCTGGGCAGCCGCCGGATCAGCCAGGCGTTGGCCAGGTCCTCCATCACGCTGACCTGCAGCCGCACCACCGGCGGCGCGGCGCTGTTGCCAGCCTCGCGCAGCGCGCTTTCGATGCTGTCGAGCGCGGCGCGCACCTGCTCGGCCAGCCGCGCGCCGGCGCTGGTCGGGGTCATCTGGCTGCCGGTGCGCTGGAACAGCTTGGTGCCCAGGCTGGTTTCCAGCCCGCGGATATGGTGGCTGATGGCGCTGTGCGTAAGCGCCAGCTCTTCGGCCGCGCGCGAGAAGCTGCGGTGGCGCGTGGCGGCCTCCAGCGCACGCAGCGCTTGCAGCGGAGGCAGGTGAACGGGGCGATTCGCGGGTTTGCCGGGTGATTTGGCCATGGCCGTCAAATTCTACTCACAATTGCCGCGGGTATGTTTCGTTGGCCTTGCACCGGAATGGGGACGACAATGCAGCCCATGACAACTACCACTTCTACTGCCTTGTCTTCGGCCCCCGCGCCAACACAACAAGCTGACGCCCGCTGGCGCGTGCTGGCCGTATTCTCGCTGGGCTTTCTGGTTTCTTATGTGTTCCGGGGCGTCAACCTGGGCTTCGCGCCGCACCTGACGCGCGAGCTGGGGCTCAATGCCGGCGACCTCGGCCTGCTCACCAGTTTCTATTTCCTCGGCTTTGCCTGTGCCCAGCTGCCGGCCGGCATCCTGCTGGACCGTTTCGGCCCGCGCCGCACCGAGGCGGCGATGCTGCTGGTGGCGGTAGCCGGCTCGCTGGTGTTCGCGCTGGCGCCGGGCATGGCCGGGCTGGCCGCCGGCCGGCTGCTGGTCGGCGTGGGCGTGTCGGTGTGCCTGGGTGCCGCCATCCAGGCGCTGTCGATGTGGTTCCCGCTGTCGCGCATGCCGCTGCTCAACGGCGTGGTGATGGCGATCGGCGGGCTCGGTGCGGTGCTGGTCGGCACGCCGCTGTCGTGGCTGCTGTCGCTGACGGACTGGCGCACGATCAGCGCCGGGCTGGCCTGCGTGTCGCTGGCGATGGCGGTGCTGCTGTGGTTCGGCGTGCCCGACAAGCCGCGCGCCGGCAAGGAAAGCCTGCGCGAGCAACTGCGCGGCACGCGCCAGATCCTGGGCAGCGAGCGCTTCTGGCGCGTGGTGCCGCTGACGCTGCTCAACCAGGGCGTGTTCCTGGCGGTGCAGACGCTTTGGGTCGGTGCCTTCCTGCGCGATGTGTCGGGCTTCGATCCGGCCACCAGCGCGCGGCTGGTCTCGGTGATCGGCTTTGCGATGATGGCGGGCTGCGTCGGCTCGGGCTGGGCGGCGCGCCACCTGGAACGCATCGGCGTGAGCCTGTACGCCTTTGCCGGCATCGGCATGACCGGGTTTATCGTGGTGCAGGGGTTGCTGATGGCACAGGTGCCACTGCCGCCGGCGCTGCTGTGGGCGGCTTACGGTGTGTTCGGTTCCAGCGGCATCCTGACCTATGCGGTGCTGGCGCGCAGCTTCCCGGACGCGCTGATCGGCCGGGCCACCACGGCGCTGACGCTGACAGTGTTCCTGGCCACCTTTGCGTGCCAGGTAGGGGTTGGGTTGGTGCTGGACCTGTGGCCGTCGAGTGCAGGCCATTATCCGAAGGCGGCCCACCTGACGGCGTGGGCGGGGCTGGTTGGGCTGCAGGTGCTGGCTGCGGTCTGGTATCTGATGGGGGCGCGCCGCGCGCCGGCCCGCTAGATCACCATCGGCCGGTCATCCAGCTCATTGGGGTTGTGCCCGCCGTCCGACGGGAAATGGGTAGCCAGCAACTCATGGACGCGTGCCACCGTGGCCAGCACCGGTGCCACCGACAGGTCCTGCTTCAGCCCGTGTGCCAGCTCATCGCACAGTTCGCGCCAGATGGATGGCCCCACGCTGGCGTCGATGCCGCGGTCGGCCAGCAGTTCGACCGCGTGGTCGGCCAGGTTGATGTAGAGCAGCACGCCGGTATGGTCGGCGGTATTCCAGACTTCGAGCGCGCCGAACAGGAAGCGGGCGCGCTCGCGCGGGGTCACGCCGGCCCAGGCGTGGCCCATCGGCAGGCTGGCTTCGATGACCACGCGGATCTCGCCGCGATGGCGCGCCTCGCCGGCATGCACCGCAGCATGGAGCTGCTGCTGGGCCTCGGGCGGGAAGTGCTTGCGCGCGGTGCCGGCGGTGGTGGCGAGATGGTGCAGGGCACGTCGGAGATGGGGCATGGTCGTCGCTTATCTGTTACCAGTTGCCGGATGCGCCGCCGCCATCGAAGCCGCCGCCGCCTCCGCCGCTGAAGCCGCCGCCACCTCCGCCGCCGCCGCCGAATCCTCCGCCACCAAAGCCTCCGCTGCGCCGGCCCCAATCCTGCCCCATGCCATAGCCGCCCAGCCCACCCAGGCCGCCGGCGATCACGTCACGGCCGCGCCCGGTGGTGACGATCTGCGGCCCGCGCGAGCGCAGCATGGCGCCGATAAAGAAGAACAGGATGATCGCCAGCGGGAACAGCACCGGCAGCCAGTCGTCCAGCCCGGAGGCCTGCTGCGCCTTGCGCGGCTGCGGGCCGGCCAGGCCTTCCTTGTCGATGGTGGCCTGGATGGCGGAGATGCCGGCCGCCAGCCCGCCGTAGAAATCGTTCTGGCGGAAGTGCGGCGCCATCACGTCCTGCAGGATGCGCTTGGACATGGCATCGGTCAGCGACCCCTGCACGCCGCGGCCGACCTCAAGCCGCATCTTGCGCAGGCCGGGCGGGTTGTCCTTGGCGATCAGCACGATCACGCCGTCGTCGATGCCCTTGCGCCCGGCACGCCAGGCGTCGGCCACGCGGATGCTGTAGGCGTCGATCGGCTCGGGATCGGTGGTCGGCACCATCAGCACGAAGATCTGGCTGCCGCGCTGCTGCTCGTATTCGCCCAGCACGTTTTCCAGGGCGGTGCGCTGCTGCGAGGTCAGCGTGCCGGTCAGGTCGGTGACGCGCTGGGTCAGCGGCGGCACCGGGACAAAGCCGTCGGCCGCCAGTGCCGGCGCGCACAGCCATGCCGCCAGCCACAGCAGCAGCGCGGCGAAGGCCGGCCGCCACGCGGACGGCCGCGGCATCGGGCTGGTCAGGCGCATGGCCGCTGCCTCAGAACTTGACCGCGGGGGGCGTCGAGATGGCCTTCTCGTTTTCCACCGTGAATGAAGGCTTGACCGGGTACTTGAAGATCATCGCGGTCAGGTTGGTGGGGAAGCTGCGCGCCAGGATGTTGAAGTCCTGCACCGCGGCGATATAGCGCTGGCGCGCCACGGTGATGCGGTTCTCGGTGCCCTCCAGCTGCGACTGCAGGTCGCGGAAAGAGGCGTCGGCCTTCAGTTGCGGGTAGTTCTCGGACACCGCCAGCAGGCGCGACAGCGCGCTGGACAGTTCGCCCTGCGCCTGCTGGAAGCGCTTGAATGCTTCCGGGTCGTTCAGGGTCTCGGGCGAGACCTGGATGCTGGTGGCGGCGGCGCGCGCCTTGGTCACCGCTTCGAGCGTCTCGCGCTCGTGCGTGGCATAGCCCTTGACGGTGTTGACCAGGTTGGGGATCAGGTCGGCGCGGCGCTGGTACTGGTTGATGACCTCGCCCCAGGCCGCCTTGACTGCCTCGTCCTTGGACTGGAAGTCGTTATAGCCGCAGGCGGTCAGCAGGCTGGCCATGGCCGCCAGCAGCAGCCAGCGCAGCACGGACAGCGGCGAGCGCAGTGGCAAAGGCAGGGAGGAAGAAGCGCGCATCGTGGGGCTCCGCAGGTTAGGCATGATGGCATGGACAAGCGAATCCCAAGTGTAGCGCACCGCCTTTCTGACAGGTGACGGCCAGGCGACGGCCAGGCGACGCCCGGCGCGTCGCCTGCCGGCGTGGCCTCAGGCCGCCGCGAACGCCTTGCGCGCGGCGTCGAAGGTGGCGCCCAGGATGGCGTCGTCGTGCTGTGCCGAGACAAAGCCGGCCTCGAACGCCGACGGCGCCAGGTAGACGCCGTTGTCCAGCATGGCATGGAAGAAGCGGTTGAAGCGCGCGGTGTCGCTCTTGGTCACTTCGGCAAAGCTGCCAGGCACGCCTTCGCGGAAATACAGGCCGAACATGCCGCCGATGGCATCCGCGGCGAACGGTACGCCGGCCGCCCGCGCGGCTTCGGCCAGGCCGTCGGCCAGCTTGCGGGTTTGCGCCGCCAGCTTGTCGTAGAAGCCGGGCGCCTGGATCAGCTTGAGCGTGGTCAGGCCGGCGGCCACCGCCAGCGGGTTGCCCGAGAGCGTGCCGGCCTGGTAGACGCCGCCCAGCGGCGCCAGCTTTGCCATGATGTCGCGCCGCCCGCCGAAAGCCGCCGCCGGCATGCCGCCGCCAATGACCTTGCCCAGGCAGGTCATGTCCGGGCGAATGCCGTAATAGGCCTGCGCGCCGCCCAGGGCCACGCGGAAGCCAGTCATCACTTCGTCGAAGATCAGCACCGCGCCGTCGCGGCTGCACAGCTCGCGCATGGCTTTCAGGAAGGCGTCGCTGGCGCGCACCAGGTTCATGTTGCCGGCCACCGGCTCGACGATCACCGCGGCGATCTCGCCGGCGTGCCTGGCGAAGGCCTGCTCCAGCTGCTCGACGTTGTTGTACTCCAGCACCATGGTGTGGCGCGTCACGTCGGCCGGCACGCCCGCCGAGGAGGGCGCGTTCTGCGTGGTGTCGGCAAAGGTCAGCAGGCCCGAGCCGGCCTTGACCAGCAGGCTGTCGGCATGGCCGTGGTAGCAGCCCTCGAACTTGATGATCAGGTCGCGGCCGGTAAAGCCGCGCGCCAGGCGCAGCGCGCTCATGGTGGCCTCGGTGCCGGAAGACACCAGCCGCACCTGCTCGATCGATGGCACCAGCTTGCAGATTTCTTCGGCCATGGTGATCTCGCCCTCGGTGGGCGCGCCGAACGAAAAGCTCTGGGCGCAGGTTTCCTGTACCGCGCGCACCACTTCAGGGTGGGCATGGCCAACGATCATCGGGCCCCAGGAGCCGATGTAGTCGATATAGCGCTGGCCGTCGGCATCCCACATATAGGCTCCCTCGGCGCGCGTAATAAAGCGCGGCGTGCCGCCCACCGAGCGGAAGGCGCGCACGGGGGAGTTGACGCCGCCGGGAATGGTCTGCTGGGCGCGGTCGAAGAGCTGCTGGTTACGGGACATGGCGTTGAGTGGAATCAAGGACTGCTGGGAACGTGGCGGCGCGGCCGGACAGTCCGTAGACATGCAGGCAATACCGATGAACTTCACGGCAATTGCCTGTCAATCCGGCGCTAACATGCGCGAACACGGCGGAACTGGCACGATTCTGGCTGCCGCCGGCTGGCGCGGGCGGCACGGTTTCGGTACCATCTGCGCTGGATTTTAATGGAGAGTGGCCAGAGCCTGTTATGGAATACAAGACTTGGATGTGCCTGATCTGCGGCTGGATCTACGACGAAGCCGCAGGCGCGCCGGAAGACGGCATCGCCCCGGGAACCCGGTGGGAAGACGTGCCCATCAACTGGACCTGCCCGGAATGCGGCGCGCGCAAGGAAGATTTTGAAATGGTGGCCATCTGAAGCTGGCCGCCTGAAGGCACGACGCCAGCTTGCGCGCCATCGAGGCTTCACAGAAAGCCGCCAGACTGGCAGCGCGCGTCGCGCCGATACGACAGAACGCCGGCAAGGGACCGCTGCCCCGGATTGACGGCCCAGCGGCGTCTTGTCACACTCTGTTGCAAATTATGTGGCCGTCCATCCGCCATTGGTAGGGAAGACGGCAGGCAGGTGCGGGGTCCACGCACCGCCGCTGCCGGGTCTGGCCCGGCCTTGAAGGGAAAGCAGAATTATTTGTCGGGGGTCCGTCGGGGCGCGCATGGGTCGCGCTGCTCCGCACGGGTGTTCTCTAGTGCTTGCCGGCGCGCCGCATGGTGTGGCCGGTCGCGGGAACAACATGCGGGTCGCTCAAACAGAAGAAAACCAGCGGGTCAATGCCGCCGGCGTCAGCGTTGCGGCGCCTGGCGTGCCAATGCCGGACACCATGGCGCACGCGCGCCGCAAGGTCCTGGTCATCGACGATTCCAGCACCATCCGCCGTACGGCGGAGATCTTCCTGTCGCAGGCGGGATACCAGGTGATGCTGGCCGAGGACGGCTTCGAGGCGCTGGCCAAGGTCGGCGAGCTGCATCCTGACCTGGTCTTCTGCGACATCCTGATGCCCCGGCTGGACGGCTACCAGACCTGCTCCCTGATCAAGAAAAGCCCGCGCTTCCACACCATCCCCGTAATCATGCTGTCCTCGCGCGACGGCGTGTTCGACCGCTCGCGCGGGCGCCTGGTGGGAGCGCACGACCATCTTGCCAAGCCGTTCACCCGTGAAGCGCTGCTGCAGGCCGTGCAGGCCTGCCTGCCGGACCACGGCGCCGCCTTGCCGGCATGCTGACGGCCTGAACGAATCGAAGGAAACCTCATGACCGCCATCAACAAGATCCTGATCGTCGACGATTCCCCGACCGAAGCGCTGTTCATGTCCGACCTGCTCGGCAAGCGCGGCTTCAAGGTCTCGGTCGCCGGCAACAGCGACCAGGCCTTCGCGCGCCTGGAATCGGAAAATTTCGACCTGATCCTCATGGACGTGGTGATGCCCGGCCAGAACGGCTACCAGGCCACCCGCGCGATCAAGCGCGACGACCGCTTCAAGGACATCCCCGTGATCATGTGCACCAGCAAGGGCCTGGACACCGACCGCATCTGGGGCATGCGCCAGGGCGCGTCGGACTACATCGTCAAGCCGGTGGACGGCGAGGAACTGCTGGGCAAGATCGCCGCGCTGTCGCACTGAGTTGCCAGCGCCAGCCGTACGGGATGCCACTGCCACCAGTACCGGGGACCGCCACATGAACGCGCCACGCCAAGACCTACGCGCCCGCCAGACCCGCCTGCAGGACTACCAGGCCATGCTGGCCCGGCGCCTGCGCGAGGCGCGCAGCCTGCCCGCCGCCGACAGCTACCTGGCGCTGCAGATCGGCACGCGCCACTGGCTGCTGCCGCTGGCCGAGACCGGCGAGGTGCTCGACATGCGCCAGCCCAGCCGCGTGCCGCTGACGCAGCCGTGGTACAGCGGGCTGGTCAATGCACGCGGCAGCCTGCTCGGCGTGATCGATTTCAGCCTGTTCTGCGGCGGCGCGCCGACGCCGGTGCAGCCTGGCAGCAAGCTGGTGGTGCTGTCGCGCCAGGTGGAGCGCGCCTGCGCGGTCCTGGTTACGCGCGTGGCGGGTTTGCGCCATGCCGCGGATTTGGGCCTGCCGCACGAAGAGGCGGCACAAGAACCAGGCGAAGCGCCGGCTTGGGAGGGCCAGCGCTTCGCGGATCGTGAGGGACGCGACTGGCAGGTGCTCAACGTGCGTGCGCTGCTGGAGGCGCCGGCGTTCCTGCAGGTGGGCCGCAGCGCGGCCTGAGGCGGCGTGAACCACCCCACGCCGCAACCGGGCAGGAAATACCGGG comes from the Cupriavidus sp. P-10 genome and includes:
- a CDS encoding LysR substrate-binding domain-containing protein, which produces MAKSPGKPANRPVHLPPLQALRALEAATRHRSFSRAAEELALTHSAISHHIRGLETSLGTKLFQRTGSQMTPTSAGARLAEQVRAALDSIESALREAGNSAAPPVVRLQVSVMEDLANAWLIRRLPSLHEQVPSLDLHLRMHAEITPPDPYSVDVGIWHQRVDLPGFECHNLIEDHVIAVASPALLARYPGFTLADVPRLPMLRFALRPWRDWLEAAGLPGDEPERGPIFQDAGLMLQSAVAGLGVATARAQLAHDYLSTGQLVQIGSTRIPSSLHYWVTWREGNPREKAIHAFHAWLQQQVRGEATQTPPTVGGQQHQFHS
- a CDS encoding MFS transporter → MTTTTSTALSSAPAPTQQADARWRVLAVFSLGFLVSYVFRGVNLGFAPHLTRELGLNAGDLGLLTSFYFLGFACAQLPAGILLDRFGPRRTEAAMLLVAVAGSLVFALAPGMAGLAAGRLLVGVGVSVCLGAAIQALSMWFPLSRMPLLNGVVMAIGGLGAVLVGTPLSWLLSLTDWRTISAGLACVSLAMAVLLWFGVPDKPRAGKESLREQLRGTRQILGSERFWRVVPLTLLNQGVFLAVQTLWVGAFLRDVSGFDPATSARLVSVIGFAMMAGCVGSGWAARHLERIGVSLYAFAGIGMTGFIVVQGLLMAQVPLPPALLWAAYGVFGSSGILTYAVLARSFPDALIGRATTALTLTVFLATFACQVGVGLVLDLWPSSAGHYPKAAHLTAWAGLVGLQVLAAVWYLMGARRAPAR
- a CDS encoding TPM domain-containing protein produces the protein MPHLRRALHHLATTAGTARKHFPPEAQQQLHAAVHAGEARHRGEIRVVIEASLPMGHAWAGVTPRERARFLFGALEVWNTADHTGVLLYINLADHAVELLADRGIDASVGPSIWRELCDELAHGLKQDLSVAPVLATVARVHELLATHFPSDGGHNPNELDDRPMVI
- a CDS encoding TPM domain-containing protein gives rise to the protein MRLTSPMPRPSAWRPAFAALLLWLAAWLCAPALAADGFVPVPPLTQRVTDLTGTLTSQQRTALENVLGEYEQQRGSQIFVLMVPTTDPEPIDAYSIRVADAWRAGRKGIDDGVIVLIAKDNPPGLRKMRLEVGRGVQGSLTDAMSKRILQDVMAPHFRQNDFYGGLAAGISAIQATIDKEGLAGPQPRKAQQASGLDDWLPVLFPLAIILFFFIGAMLRSRGPQIVTTGRGRDVIAGGLGGLGGYGMGQDWGRRSGGFGGGGFGGGGGGGGGFSGGGGGGFDGGGASGNW
- a CDS encoding LemA family protein, with protein sequence MRASSSLPLPLRSPLSVLRWLLLAAMASLLTACGYNDFQSKDEAVKAAWGEVINQYQRRADLIPNLVNTVKGYATHERETLEAVTKARAAATSIQVSPETLNDPEAFKRFQQAQGELSSALSRLLAVSENYPQLKADASFRDLQSQLEGTENRITVARQRYIAAVQDFNILARSFPTNLTAMIFKYPVKPSFTVENEKAISTPPAVKF
- the hemL gene encoding glutamate-1-semialdehyde 2,1-aminomutase, with the translated sequence MSRNQQLFDRAQQTIPGGVNSPVRAFRSVGGTPRFITRAEGAYMWDADGQRYIDYIGSWGPMIVGHAHPEVVRAVQETCAQSFSFGAPTEGEITMAEEICKLVPSIEQVRLVSSGTEATMSALRLARGFTGRDLIIKFEGCYHGHADSLLVKAGSGLLTFADTTQNAPSSAGVPADVTRHTMVLEYNNVEQLEQAFARHAGEIAAVIVEPVAGNMNLVRASDAFLKAMRELCSRDGAVLIFDEVMTGFRVALGGAQAYYGIRPDMTCLGKVIGGGMPAAAFGGRRDIMAKLAPLGGVYQAGTLSGNPLAVAAGLTTLKLIQAPGFYDKLAAQTRKLADGLAEAARAAGVPFAADAIGGMFGLYFREGVPGSFAEVTKSDTARFNRFFHAMLDNGVYLAPSAFEAGFVSAQHDDAILGATFDAARKAFAAA
- a CDS encoding rubredoxin, whose protein sequence is MEYKTWMCLICGWIYDEAAGAPEDGIAPGTRWEDVPINWTCPECGARKEDFEMVAI
- a CDS encoding response regulator, which encodes MRVAQTEENQRVNAAGVSVAAPGVPMPDTMAHARRKVLVIDDSSTIRRTAEIFLSQAGYQVMLAEDGFEALAKVGELHPDLVFCDILMPRLDGYQTCSLIKKSPRFHTIPVIMLSSRDGVFDRSRGRLVGAHDHLAKPFTREALLQAVQACLPDHGAALPAC
- a CDS encoding response regulator, with product MTAINKILIVDDSPTEALFMSDLLGKRGFKVSVAGNSDQAFARLESENFDLILMDVVMPGQNGYQATRAIKRDDRFKDIPVIMCTSKGLDTDRIWGMRQGASDYIVKPVDGEELLGKIAALSH
- a CDS encoding chemotaxis protein CheW — encoded protein: MNAPRQDLRARQTRLQDYQAMLARRLREARSLPAADSYLALQIGTRHWLLPLAETGEVLDMRQPSRVPLTQPWYSGLVNARGSLLGVIDFSLFCGGAPTPVQPGSKLVVLSRQVERACAVLVTRVAGLRHAADLGLPHEEAAQEPGEAPAWEGQRFADREGRDWQVLNVRALLEAPAFLQVGRSAA